Proteins encoded by one window of Acuticoccus sp. MNP-M23:
- a CDS encoding zinc-binding alcohol dehydrogenase has product MNGPATALWCEKHGTYGLRNERIDTADHDIVVETAFSAVSKGTERLVLAGEIPASEFSRMRCPAQAGEFPFPVKYGYAAVGRIVSGPEARLGGRVFALQPHQSMFALKAEEAIAVPDNVPSERAALAANMETALNVVWDSGAAPCDNVVVVGCGVVGLLIARLLARTPGVVVTAVDTDASKRKAAEAMGAAFALPADAPEGADIAINASGRSEGLVCALASAGREARVVEASWHGTREAHLPLGGAFHSQRLSIVSSQVGSLPPARAPRWTYKRRLTAALSLLDDPALDALLTHRVPLAEAPDRLPALLADPGALAILLTY; this is encoded by the coding sequence ATGAACGGTCCCGCAACTGCACTGTGGTGCGAAAAGCACGGGACATACGGGTTGCGCAACGAGCGGATTGACACGGCCGATCACGATATCGTTGTCGAGACCGCCTTCTCCGCCGTCAGCAAGGGCACCGAGCGGCTGGTTCTGGCCGGCGAGATACCGGCATCGGAGTTTTCGCGGATGCGCTGCCCCGCGCAGGCTGGAGAGTTTCCGTTTCCGGTAAAGTATGGATACGCGGCTGTTGGCCGCATCGTTTCGGGGCCTGAGGCGCGGCTTGGCGGCCGCGTGTTCGCGCTGCAGCCGCACCAGAGCATGTTTGCGCTCAAGGCCGAAGAGGCCATTGCCGTGCCGGACAACGTACCGAGCGAACGGGCGGCGCTGGCGGCCAACATGGAAACTGCGCTCAACGTCGTGTGGGACAGTGGCGCTGCCCCTTGCGACAATGTTGTGGTTGTCGGCTGCGGCGTGGTGGGCCTTCTGATCGCGCGGCTTCTGGCCCGCACCCCCGGCGTGGTGGTGACCGCGGTGGATACCGACGCTTCCAAGCGCAAGGCGGCGGAGGCGATGGGCGCAGCGTTCGCGTTGCCGGCCGATGCGCCGGAAGGCGCCGACATTGCCATCAACGCCAGCGGACGAAGCGAGGGACTGGTGTGCGCGCTGGCGAGCGCCGGGCGCGAAGCCCGTGTGGTAGAGGCCAGCTGGCACGGCACCAGAGAGGCCCATCTGCCACTGGGCGGTGCGTTCCATTCGCAGCGCCTCAGCATCGTGTCTTCGCAGGTGGGCAGCCTGCCGCCGGCCCGCGCGCCGCGCTGGACCTACAAACGGCGCCTCACCGCGGCACTTTCGCTGCTTGACGATCCGGCGCTGGATGCGTTGTTGACCCACCGCGTGCCGCTTGCCGAGGCACCGGACCGCCTTCCCGCCCTGCTCGCCGATCCCGGCGCGCTCGCCATCCTCCTCACCTACTGA
- a CDS encoding malonyl-CoA decarboxylase domain-containing protein, whose translation MPQPSVINDLLSAITDNRIFGERRKPRRASRETLVEMIEALLGGRGEASATEKAGDFLRAYRDLDYAGRTFVFRTLAHDYGPHAETLKAAAEAYIAAPGEAAAKALQKAAEPRRVELFRRLNNITGGTQALVALRLELMERIAHHPDLWVVDDDLKRLFNAWFNRGFLDLREIDWQTSAAILEKIIRYEAVHAINGWDDLRRRIDVPDRRLFGFFHPRLGDEPLIFVEVALSGAIPTAIGPVLAEDRTPIDPRAATTATFYSISNCQDGLRGISFGSFLIKQVAGDLARELPNLKTFVTLSPVPGFAKWLREEAARPTSAVDTPTRDLLERLDHDPAFLTDPALAKAAEVALMPLAAHYLTVARDAKGRVIDPVARFHLGNGARLEQIDFNADPSERGIKNAFGMMVNYRYVLADVEKNHEAFVGDGKVIATPAITKLARTVKVAERPPSDAPRQLAPPKKSEPVEG comes from the coding sequence ATGCCCCAACCCAGCGTGATCAACGACCTGTTGAGTGCGATCACCGACAACCGCATTTTCGGCGAGCGGCGCAAGCCCCGCCGCGCCAGCCGCGAAACGCTGGTGGAGATGATCGAGGCGCTGCTCGGCGGCCGTGGCGAAGCGTCCGCGACCGAGAAGGCGGGCGACTTTCTGCGCGCCTACCGAGACCTTGATTATGCCGGTCGCACCTTCGTCTTCCGCACCCTCGCGCACGACTACGGCCCCCATGCCGAAACGCTGAAGGCCGCCGCGGAAGCCTATATCGCCGCACCGGGCGAGGCTGCCGCAAAGGCGCTGCAGAAGGCCGCAGAGCCGCGCCGGGTCGAGCTGTTCCGCCGCCTCAACAACATCACCGGCGGCACGCAGGCGCTGGTGGCGCTGCGGCTGGAGCTGATGGAGCGCATCGCCCACCATCCGGACCTGTGGGTGGTCGACGACGACCTCAAGCGTCTGTTCAACGCCTGGTTCAACCGCGGCTTTCTCGATCTGCGCGAGATCGACTGGCAGACCTCTGCGGCCATCCTCGAAAAAATCATTCGCTACGAGGCGGTCCACGCCATCAACGGCTGGGACGATCTGCGCCGCCGGATCGACGTGCCGGACCGCCGCCTGTTCGGCTTCTTCCACCCCCGCCTCGGCGACGAGCCGCTGATCTTCGTGGAAGTCGCACTGTCGGGCGCGATTCCCACCGCCATCGGCCCCGTTCTGGCCGAGGACCGCACCCCGATCGACCCGCGCGCTGCGACCACCGCCACGTTCTATTCCATCAGCAATTGCCAGGACGGGCTGCGCGGCATCTCGTTCGGCTCGTTCCTCATCAAGCAGGTGGCCGGCGACCTTGCGCGCGAGCTGCCGAACCTCAAGACCTTCGTCACCCTCTCGCCGGTTCCGGGGTTCGCCAAATGGCTGCGCGAGGAGGCGGCCCGCCCCACGAGCGCCGTCGACACCCCCACCCGCGATCTGCTCGAACGCCTCGACCACGACCCGGCGTTCCTGACCGACCCTGCGCTCGCCAAGGCCGCCGAAGTTGCCCTGATGCCGCTTGCGGCGCACTATCTCACCGTGGCGCGGGACGCGAAGGGCCGCGTGATCGACCCCGTTGCGCGGTTCCACCTCGGCAACGGCGCACGGCTGGAGCAGATCGACTTCAACGCCGATCCGTCCGAGCGCGGCATCAAGAACGCGTTCGGGATGATGGTGAACTACCGCTACGTGCTGGCCGACGTGGAGAAGAACCACGAGGCGTTTGTCGGCGACGGCAAGGTGATCGCCACCCCCGCCATCACCAAACTTGCCCGCACGGTAAAGGTCGCGGAACGTCCGCCGAGCGACGCCCCCCGCCAGCTCGCCCCACCGAAGAAAAGCGAACCCGTCGAGGGGTGA
- a CDS encoding NUDIX hydrolase, translating to MSQQQYTTQHKRSIYEGFMKLDLYDATVTRGDERVEITREVHDHGNGACVLPYDPARKTALLVRQFRMPVHVAGESGLVLEAAAGVIDPEDENPASAARREAHEELGYDVHDLIHVSTFYPIPGMVTEQMSCFLARYTLADKVEGDTGADEDEIIDVEEWPLGDLWRAFQAGELRDGKAIVCLMALRIAEPALFD from the coding sequence GTGTCACAGCAGCAGTACACGACGCAGCACAAACGCTCGATTTACGAAGGTTTCATGAAACTGGACCTCTACGACGCGACTGTCACGCGCGGTGACGAGCGTGTGGAGATCACGCGCGAGGTCCACGACCATGGCAACGGTGCCTGCGTTCTGCCTTACGATCCGGCCCGGAAAACCGCGCTTCTGGTGCGTCAGTTCCGCATGCCGGTGCATGTGGCCGGCGAAAGCGGGCTGGTGCTGGAGGCCGCCGCCGGGGTGATCGACCCCGAGGACGAAAACCCGGCATCCGCGGCCCGGCGCGAGGCGCACGAGGAACTTGGCTACGACGTGCACGATCTCATCCACGTGTCCACGTTCTACCCCATTCCGGGGATGGTGACGGAGCAGATGTCCTGCTTCCTTGCCCGCTACACCCTGGCGGACAAGGTGGAGGGCGACACCGGCGCCGACGAGGACGAGATCATCGACGTGGAGGAGTGGCCGCTCGGCGATCTGTGGCGCGCCTTCCAGGCCGGCGAGTTGCGCGACGGCAAGGCCATCGTCTGCCTGATGGCGCTGCGCATCGCAGAGCCCGCGCTGTTCGACTAG
- a CDS encoding 6-carboxytetrahydropterin synthase, producing MFALEVRDHIMIAHSLRGEAFGPAQNLHGATFIVDAAFFAPKLGPNAIVLDIGLAADGLKAILANLNYKNLDELPEFSDRRSTTEVLAKHIFDKLAEAIEAGTLGEDAAGVTRLKVALEESHVARAWYEADL from the coding sequence ATGTTTGCCCTCGAAGTCCGCGACCACATCATGATCGCCCACAGCCTGCGGGGCGAGGCGTTCGGCCCCGCACAGAACCTGCACGGCGCCACCTTCATCGTTGATGCCGCCTTCTTCGCACCAAAGCTCGGGCCCAACGCCATCGTGCTCGACATCGGCCTTGCCGCCGATGGGCTGAAGGCGATCCTCGCCAACCTCAACTACAAGAACCTCGACGAGCTGCCCGAGTTCTCCGACCGTCGCTCCACCACCGAGGTTCTGGCCAAGCACATCTTCGACAAGCTGGCAGAGGCCATCGAAGCCGGCACGCTGGGCGAGGATGCAGCCGGCGTGACGCGGCTGAAGGTGGCGCTGGAGGAATCCCACGTCGCCCGCGCCTGGTACGAAGCGGACCTCTAG
- a CDS encoding class I SAM-dependent methyltransferase, translating to MSGFSADWLSLRAAADDRARSAELIAAAARHVGAGATIVDLGAGSGATLFALAPLLPKPLHFVLVDADPALLAEAERRFATRPVEGVSIETRAHDLVADPAPWDTPPALLTASALFDLASAPWIARLAAACGATGVPLLAMLTFDGVLEAGPAHPFDGPMRGAFIAHQQGEKTFGRAEGPDAPATLAAAFRAHGFAADEASTPWQLEAGRDDALMAATLDGWTEAASEILPAQPDAISAWRRARQDARTLTVGHRDQFFHKAP from the coding sequence ATGAGTGGTTTTTCGGCGGATTGGCTGAGCCTGCGCGCTGCGGCCGACGACCGCGCCCGCAGCGCCGAACTCATCGCCGCCGCCGCCCGCCATGTGGGCGCCGGCGCAACGATCGTGGACCTTGGTGCCGGCAGCGGTGCAACCCTGTTCGCGCTCGCCCCGCTTCTCCCCAAACCGCTGCATTTCGTGCTGGTGGATGCCGATCCGGCGCTCCTTGCCGAAGCCGAGCGCCGCTTTGCCACGCGGCCTGTCGAAGGCGTCAGCATCGAGACCCGGGCCCACGACCTGGTGGCAGACCCCGCCCCGTGGGACACGCCGCCAGCCCTCCTCACCGCCTCCGCCCTGTTCGACCTTGCCTCCGCGCCGTGGATTGCGCGCCTTGCCGCAGCGTGCGGGGCAACGGGCGTGCCGCTTCTCGCCATGCTCACCTTCGACGGGGTGCTCGAGGCAGGCCCGGCCCATCCGTTCGATGGGCCCATGCGCGGTGCCTTCATCGCCCATCAGCAGGGCGAGAAGACCTTTGGCCGCGCCGAAGGGCCGGATGCCCCTGCGACCCTTGCCGCAGCGTTCCGCGCCCATGGCTTTGCAGCGGACGAGGCCAGCACCCCATGGCAGCTGGAGGCCGGGCGGGACGACGCGCTGATGGCCGCCACACTGGATGGCTGGACCGAGGCTGCCAGCGAAATCCTGCCTGCACAGCCGGACGCCATTTCCGCCTGGCGGCGCGCGCGGCAGGACGCCCGGACCCTGACCGTCGGCCACCGCGATCAGTTCTTTCACAAGGCGCCGTGA
- a CDS encoding glycosyltransferase family 4 protein has product MRPIAFAVPGDLDTPTGGYRYDRALIAALKALGHTVTVVPLREGFPFPDAAALDDAQARLADVPEEAALVVDGLALGVLPAATLDGLKAPLIGLVHHPLALEAGLSAAEAATLAQSELAAVAHTRAVVVTSPNTAAILAADYGVPDAVVALPGFSPAWRAVESHPQTPPVIAVVGSLTPRKGHDVLIEALAQLRGLAWTCEIVGGTHDGGAVRRALEDAIAAHALSDRVALRGALDEDALLALYGRASVFALATHYEGFGMVFAEAMAAGLPVVGTTGGAVPDVVPPDAGILVPPGDAEAFAAALRTILTDPPLRDRLADGARTAGARFGDWDETARTVSKVVEALQ; this is encoded by the coding sequence ATGCGCCCGATCGCCTTCGCCGTCCCCGGCGACCTCGACACCCCCACCGGCGGCTACCGCTACGACCGCGCGCTGATTGCAGCGCTGAAGGCGCTCGGCCACACGGTGACCGTGGTCCCCTTGCGCGAAGGCTTTCCCTTTCCGGACGCTGCGGCCCTTGACGATGCGCAGGCCAGGCTGGCGGACGTGCCGGAAGAGGCCGCCCTTGTTGTGGATGGCCTTGCCCTCGGCGTTCTGCCGGCGGCAACGCTGGATGGCCTGAAGGCGCCTCTGATCGGCCTCGTTCACCACCCGCTGGCGCTGGAGGCGGGCCTTTCCGCAGCCGAGGCCGCCACGCTGGCACAAAGCGAACTTGCCGCCGTTGCCCACACGCGGGCCGTGGTGGTGACGAGCCCCAACACCGCCGCCATCCTCGCCGCGGACTATGGCGTGCCGGACGCCGTGGTCGCCCTCCCCGGCTTTTCACCGGCGTGGCGCGCGGTCGAGTCCCATCCGCAAACACCGCCGGTGATTGCCGTCGTCGGCAGTCTCACGCCGCGCAAGGGACACGACGTGTTGATCGAGGCCCTCGCACAGCTTCGGGGCCTTGCGTGGACTTGCGAAATTGTCGGCGGCACCCACGATGGCGGTGCCGTCCGCCGTGCGCTGGAAGACGCCATTGCCGCCCACGCGCTTTCGGACCGCGTAGCGTTGCGCGGCGCGCTGGACGAGGACGCGTTGCTGGCGCTGTACGGCCGCGCCTCTGTGTTTGCGCTGGCAACCCACTATGAGGGCTTCGGCATGGTATTTGCCGAGGCGATGGCGGCGGGCCTGCCCGTTGTCGGCACGACCGGCGGCGCCGTGCCGGACGTCGTGCCCCCGGACGCCGGCATTCTGGTCCCCCCCGGCGACGCCGAAGCCTTCGCCGCCGCGCTGCGCACGATCCTCACCGATCCGCCATTGCGCGACCGGCTGGCGGATGGGGCACGAACCGCCGGCGCCCGCTTCGGCGACTGGGACGAGACCGCCCGGACCGTTTCAAAAGTGGTGGAGGCCCTGCAATGA